The following are encoded together in the Bradymonas sediminis genome:
- a CDS encoding phosphatase PAP2 family protein, with product MNPTRLVALIPMMVCVANAAPALAQSPARDAPTKTRPPLPLPEPEPEPEARQGSLATRQLVWKDEWSGIRSWEYPSALVLMAGGFSARFLVRPPPANWVGTSDFEQSVLDHLAVRSNPANENIRKASDLSFYGAMAYRLVDSALLPGLLHDNSWDVAWKMSWIDFESLAVVAAVEWGTQIFVGRVRPTGVNCSDPQREGHLCDPENVEYTRSFIAGHTATATAVAGLTCLHHGHLPLYGGGLADDIACGLMIVNAVGNGLARVASEQHYPSDMLLGWGMGVAAGWVLPRVLHYGWGEPDPVETVGLPELVDEPPAFVFSVSPTIFDTRPGLTLLGTF from the coding sequence ATGAATCCGACCCGCCTGGTTGCGCTGATTCCGATGATGGTCTGTGTCGCCAACGCGGCGCCGGCGTTGGCCCAATCGCCCGCGCGTGATGCGCCGACAAAAACGCGGCCTCCGCTGCCATTGCCCGAGCCCGAACCGGAACCCGAGGCGCGCCAGGGCTCGTTGGCCACCCGGCAGTTGGTGTGGAAAGACGAATGGAGCGGCATCCGAAGCTGGGAATACCCCAGCGCGCTGGTGCTGATGGCTGGCGGGTTCAGCGCCCGATTTTTGGTGCGCCCGCCGCCGGCCAACTGGGTCGGAACCTCCGATTTTGAGCAGAGCGTGCTCGACCACCTGGCCGTGCGCTCAAACCCCGCCAATGAAAATATTCGCAAGGCCAGCGACCTGAGCTTCTACGGGGCGATGGCCTATCGCCTGGTGGATTCGGCGCTTCTACCGGGACTCTTGCACGACAATAGCTGGGACGTGGCCTGGAAGATGTCCTGGATCGACTTCGAGTCGCTCGCGGTGGTGGCGGCGGTGGAGTGGGGGACCCAGATATTTGTCGGGCGAGTGCGGCCAACAGGCGTCAACTGCTCCGACCCCCAGCGCGAGGGGCACCTGTGCGACCCCGAAAACGTTGAATACACCCGCAGCTTCATCGCCGGGCATACCGCCACGGCCACCGCTGTGGCCGGCCTAACCTGTCTGCACCACGGGCATCTTCCCCTCTATGGTGGCGGGCTCGCCGACGACATCGCCTGCGGCCTAATGATCGTGAACGCCGTGGGAAACGGCCTCGCCCGGGTGGCCAGCGAGCAGCACTACCCCTCCGATATGTTGCTCGGTTGGGGTATGGGTGTCGCGGCAGGCTGGGTGCTTCCGCGCGTTCTTCATTACGGCTGGGGCGAGCCCGACCCGGTCGAGACCGTCGGCCTGCCGGAACTCGTGGATGAGCCGCCCGCCTTTGTCTTCTCCGTCTCCCCCACCATCTTTGACACCCGTCCGGGCCTGACGCTCCTCGGCACCTTCTAA
- a CDS encoding TetR/AcrR family transcriptional regulator, with amino-acid sequence MILEAAARVFNQKGRALTVEDIAQEADYSTSALYKHFSNKEDILHTLWVQVGERMAEIFQSEPPVELHFTKRLKWTFYGMAKMAEDTREFFLAGMANTPMGAVGCEMESAYMDHYRTMRSSMIALMQRGIDEGVLRPNPAELYSMALGGHLHSVVMHWAIHGPYPLKPKIDQLLEIFLTGAACEEVRSSILAQSPRP; translated from the coding sequence ATGATTCTCGAAGCGGCAGCGCGCGTCTTCAATCAGAAGGGACGCGCACTCACGGTCGAGGATATCGCTCAGGAAGCGGACTACTCGACCTCGGCGCTCTACAAACACTTCTCGAACAAAGAAGACATCCTTCACACCCTCTGGGTGCAGGTCGGCGAGCGCATGGCGGAGATCTTCCAGAGCGAGCCGCCGGTGGAGCTTCACTTCACGAAGAGACTGAAATGGACATTTTACGGCATGGCGAAGATGGCCGAGGACACACGCGAGTTCTTCCTGGCCGGCATGGCGAACACGCCGATGGGCGCGGTGGGCTGCGAGATGGAGAGCGCGTATATGGACCACTATCGGACCATGCGCAGCTCGATGATCGCGCTGATGCAGCGCGGCATCGACGAGGGCGTGCTCAGGCCCAACCCGGCGGAGCTCTACTCGATGGCACTGGGCGGGCATCTGCACTCGGTGGTGATGCATTGGGCAATTCACGGCCCGTATCCGCTCAAGCCCAAAATCGACCAGTTGCTGGAGATCTTCCTAACCGGCGCCGCATGCGAAGAAGTGCGCAGCAGCATCTTGGCGCAGTCGCCGCGGCCCTGA
- a CDS encoding TolC family protein, with the protein MRRSAQQHLGAVAAALTLLAAPALASAQDEAAQDAPAQAGETKVVESPSQAGGRESAPLESVPRISLQEALDVATGKHPNLEQARAAMKVAEANRKKARAGFGPTLSAEASAQLWNEELAFDIGMGGGDAPQLPPPSTPYEQIIAGMFAAPAEPTVIRSQFTWSASITLAQPLTPLWMVYHGHKAMVIGEEVAEKQLTQAERDLANQAAVSYFRLLQVQASLDTANQSVERLNAQVSQLEALVAAGAAKKADKLRIEVAVAAAKQEVANLKAAMRISRSALAVALGADPSEPIDASPLGQVDLPDVSGSPDAAVEAALDARPELQQLKLQMQQADQAIKVKQGNYIPQVVAMAQYSHSEGQGLAGSDSAFVGLAASWDIWKWGADYYDVDAARAQRLQLDSAYTQARRQIGLQVRSAWYDVQSAAEGYSVATKAVAQAEEAYRIETVRYEAGESTPTDLLAAQSALTEAQNNQNNALYQTLIKNTEFIYATGRPLTVESLLEGVNQ; encoded by the coding sequence ATGCGAAGAAGTGCGCAGCAGCATCTTGGCGCAGTCGCCGCGGCCCTGACGCTGCTTGCAGCGCCGGCGCTGGCGAGCGCTCAGGACGAGGCGGCCCAGGACGCCCCGGCCCAGGCAGGAGAAACAAAGGTTGTCGAGAGCCCCTCGCAGGCGGGTGGTCGCGAGTCCGCCCCGCTTGAGTCGGTCCCGCGCATCAGCCTCCAGGAGGCCCTGGACGTAGCCACGGGCAAGCACCCGAACCTCGAGCAGGCCCGCGCCGCGATGAAGGTCGCCGAGGCGAACCGCAAGAAAGCACGCGCCGGATTCGGCCCGACGCTCTCCGCCGAGGCTTCCGCCCAACTGTGGAACGAAGAGCTCGCCTTCGACATCGGCATGGGCGGCGGCGACGCCCCCCAACTTCCGCCGCCGTCGACGCCCTATGAGCAGATCATCGCCGGCATGTTCGCCGCCCCGGCCGAGCCGACCGTGATTCGCTCGCAATTTACCTGGAGCGCCTCGATCACCCTGGCCCAGCCGCTGACCCCCTTGTGGATGGTCTATCACGGGCATAAGGCGATGGTGATCGGCGAAGAAGTTGCGGAAAAGCAGCTCACTCAGGCCGAGCGTGACCTGGCCAACCAGGCCGCGGTCTCGTATTTCCGCCTGCTTCAGGTCCAGGCCTCGCTCGATACGGCCAATCAGTCGGTCGAGCGCCTCAACGCCCAGGTCAGCCAGCTCGAGGCATTGGTCGCCGCCGGCGCCGCTAAGAAAGCCGACAAGCTGCGCATCGAAGTTGCGGTGGCTGCGGCCAAACAAGAGGTCGCCAATTTAAAGGCCGCCATGCGCATCAGCCGCTCCGCGCTGGCGGTCGCGCTTGGTGCCGACCCCAGCGAGCCCATCGACGCCAGCCCGCTGGGCCAAGTCGATCTTCCCGACGTCTCCGGGTCCCCCGATGCCGCCGTGGAGGCCGCGCTCGACGCGCGCCCCGAGCTTCAGCAGCTCAAATTGCAGATGCAGCAGGCGGACCAGGCCATCAAGGTTAAGCAGGGAAATTATATCCCGCAGGTCGTCGCCATGGCCCAATATTCGCACTCCGAAGGCCAGGGATTAGCCGGCAGCGACAGCGCATTTGTTGGGCTGGCCGCGAGCTGGGATATCTGGAAATGGGGCGCCGACTATTATGACGTCGACGCCGCGCGCGCCCAGCGCCTGCAGCTCGACTCCGCCTACACCCAGGCGCGTCGCCAGATTGGCCTGCAGGTGCGCAGCGCCTGGTATGACGTGCAATCGGCCGCCGAAGGCTATTCGGTCGCCACCAAGGCGGTCGCCCAGGCCGAGGAAGCCTATCGCATCGAGACCGTGCGCTACGAAGCCGGTGAGTCGACGCCCACCGATTTGCTCGCCGCGCAATCCGCGCTCACCGAAGCCCAGAACAATCAAAATAACGCGCTTTATCAGACACTTATAAAGAATACCGAGTTCATCTACGCGACGGGTCGCCCGTTGACGGTCGAGAGCTTGCTCGAAGGAGTAAACCAATGA
- a CDS encoding efflux RND transporter periplasmic adaptor subunit, producing the protein MKMTQNRWKMTALLCVAIFAAGVTGCDKNEEKVDLPTKSAKADAPKAEASKKSTAATQKPTLENDTTSRRFTGSFEPQRTTKVAASVPGIIREVYVVEGQRVEKGDKLINIDAQNYRLQVNQAAAARDAAQAQVDTLQVEFERATKLREDEAIAASQLDQLTGQLAGARAQLAQAKVGVSMARTALGDALIRAPYDGVITMVDAAAGDFAAPSPAPLLMLAEVQKLNLRVSIPEQYSSQVSVGDTLYVRVDALDESMELPVTRINPMIAPHSRAFDVLAELDNSDLKVRSGMFAKVTLSKNELARGDEAAAVPAAKAADAPNAQADTQTADSDEGEK; encoded by the coding sequence ATGAAAATGACCCAGAATCGATGGAAAATGACCGCCTTGCTCTGCGTCGCGATCTTCGCCGCAGGCGTGACCGGCTGCGATAAAAACGAAGAAAAGGTCGACTTGCCGACCAAGAGCGCCAAGGCCGATGCGCCGAAAGCCGAGGCGTCGAAAAAGTCGACCGCCGCAACCCAGAAGCCCACGCTTGAGAACGACACCACGAGCCGCCGCTTCACCGGCTCCTTCGAGCCCCAGCGCACCACCAAGGTCGCGGCGAGCGTGCCGGGGATCATCCGCGAGGTCTATGTCGTGGAGGGTCAGCGCGTTGAGAAAGGCGACAAGCTCATCAATATCGACGCCCAAAATTACCGCCTTCAGGTGAACCAGGCCGCGGCCGCGCGTGACGCCGCCCAGGCCCAGGTCGACACCCTGCAGGTCGAGTTCGAGCGCGCCACCAAGCTGCGCGAAGACGAGGCCATCGCCGCCAGCCAGCTCGACCAACTCACCGGTCAGCTCGCCGGCGCCCGCGCCCAGCTCGCCCAGGCCAAGGTCGGCGTGAGCATGGCGCGCACCGCCCTGGGCGACGCGCTTATCCGCGCCCCCTACGACGGCGTCATCACCATGGTTGACGCCGCCGCCGGCGACTTCGCCGCCCCGTCGCCCGCGCCGCTTTTGATGCTCGCCGAGGTCCAGAAGCTCAACCTTCGGGTCTCGATTCCCGAGCAATATAGCAGCCAGGTTTCGGTCGGCGACACCCTCTATGTGCGCGTCGACGCGCTCGATGAGTCGATGGAGCTGCCGGTCACGCGCATCAACCCGATGATCGCCCCGCACTCGCGCGCCTTCGACGTGCTCGCTGAGCTCGACAATAGCGATCTTAAGGTGCGCTCCGGCATGTTTGCCAAGGTCACGCTCTCTAAGAATGAACTCGCCCGCGGCGACGAAGCCGCCGCCGTTCCGGCCGCCAAAGCAGCAGACGCCCCGAACGCGCAGGCTGACACTCAAACCGCGGATAGCGACGAAGGTGAAAAATGA
- a CDS encoding efflux RND transporter permease subunit, with amino-acid sequence MKLSDVSVTRPVFTTMMILALFVFGIWAYPKVGVDEYPEVEFPFVTVMTIYPGADPGSVETKVIDVLEEAINSVSGIEELRSTSSENVGMVMVQFELDRDVDQAVQDVRDKVASVLGDLPEDIDPPIIQKFDIGAAPILSLVVSGPESVRELTRIADEVVKTRIQTIQGVGNIDIVGGQEREFQVKLDPIALQRYGIAVEDVAQTIGAQNIAIPGGRVEYGGAEFSIKTEGEVFSAAELGNLVIAKISGRVVRVSDVADVQDAQEEKRSHAALNGESAVSLTIQKQSGGNTVEVAKLVREEIEEIRPLLGEGIELTVPVDNSVRIEASIDAVKFDLVFGAILAILIIMLFLRDWRATFISALALPTSVIATVAFIYMMGFTFNTMTMLAMTLSIGILIDDAIVVIENIHRHLEMGKSAIQAALDGTAEIGLAVLAITASLVAVFVPVATMKGILGRFFFQFGLTVAFAVTISLFVAFTITPMLSARMLKVEHKQGKISAMIEKIMVAIDNIYEKIVNFALRHTITTLALGIGSFVAAIALAGLIPFEFLPAEDNGEFEIFVEMPAGTPLETTMEYVETVTERVQAMPGVELTFATMGSGAQQEVHKGRIRVNLIDRSERSFTQNDAMEHVRKEVSSLKGAKIAVEPAGGIGGGGERQGDVQFLLLGNNYDELNESADRLIERLNAEGGFVDVDKSSRDGKPEVQILVDRERAAEFNVPVAMVGSAIRMLYAGQKVSEISTDGERYDVQVRLAEEHRLNPTEILDLTVRSTTGQLVPLSNIVEVREGTGPTQIDHFNRRRQVTVLANLEGLAMGDAIQLVNQVSEEVLLPGVRLELSGQAKNLAQSMGYMLEALILAIVLIYLILASQFESFVHPLTIMIALPLSFVGALGALLVTGMTLNIFTMIGFIMLMGLVTKNAVLLVDYANQLMREEGMSTFDALVRAGVVRLRPILMTTAAMIFGMTPVALGGDEKSAMAVAVIGGLITSTVLTLVVVPVVYLLMDKFTTFLKGLFGSSQDPDGPSGPEEELATA; translated from the coding sequence ATGAAATTATCAGACGTTAGTGTAACGCGCCCGGTCTTTACGACCATGATGATCCTGGCGCTCTTTGTTTTCGGCATCTGGGCCTATCCAAAGGTCGGTGTCGACGAATATCCCGAAGTTGAATTCCCGTTCGTCACGGTCATGACGATTTATCCCGGCGCGGACCCGGGCTCCGTGGAGACCAAGGTCATCGACGTCCTTGAGGAGGCCATCAACTCCGTCAGCGGCATCGAGGAGCTGCGCTCCACGAGCTCCGAGAACGTCGGTATGGTGATGGTCCAATTCGAGCTCGACCGCGACGTCGACCAGGCCGTCCAGGACGTGCGTGATAAGGTCGCGTCGGTGCTCGGTGATTTGCCCGAAGATATCGACCCGCCGATTATTCAGAAGTTTGATATCGGCGCGGCCCCGATCTTGTCGCTGGTGGTCTCCGGGCCGGAGTCGGTCCGTGAGCTGACCCGTATCGCCGATGAGGTCGTGAAGACGCGGATCCAGACGATCCAGGGCGTCGGTAATATCGACATCGTCGGTGGTCAGGAGCGTGAGTTCCAGGTCAAGCTCGACCCCATCGCCCTGCAGCGCTACGGCATCGCGGTCGAGGACGTCGCCCAGACCATTGGCGCCCAGAATATCGCGATTCCCGGCGGCCGCGTTGAATACGGCGGCGCCGAGTTCTCGATTAAAACCGAGGGTGAGGTCTTCAGCGCCGCAGAGTTGGGCAACCTGGTGATCGCCAAGATCTCCGGGCGTGTCGTGCGCGTCTCCGACGTCGCCGATGTGCAGGACGCCCAGGAAGAGAAGCGCTCGCACGCGGCGCTCAACGGCGAATCCGCGGTCTCTTTGACCATCCAGAAGCAGTCGGGTGGTAACACCGTTGAGGTCGCAAAATTGGTGCGTGAAGAGATCGAGGAGATCCGCCCCCTGCTGGGCGAAGGCATCGAATTGACGGTGCCAGTGGATAACTCGGTGCGCATCGAGGCGTCCATCGACGCGGTTAAGTTCGACCTGGTCTTCGGCGCCATCCTCGCCATCTTGATCATCATGCTCTTCTTGCGTGACTGGCGAGCGACCTTCATCTCGGCGCTGGCGCTGCCGACCTCGGTCATCGCCACGGTGGCCTTCATCTATATGATGGGCTTCACGTTCAACACGATGACCATGCTCGCGATGACGCTGTCGATCGGTATCCTTATCGATGACGCCATCGTCGTTATCGAGAATATCCATCGCCATTTGGAGATGGGCAAAAGCGCGATTCAGGCGGCGCTCGACGGTACCGCTGAGATCGGGCTGGCCGTCCTGGCGATTACCGCCTCACTGGTCGCGGTTTTCGTGCCGGTCGCGACAATGAAGGGTATCCTTGGGCGCTTCTTCTTCCAATTCGGTCTGACGGTTGCCTTCGCGGTGACCATCTCGCTGTTCGTCGCGTTCACCATCACGCCGATGCTCTCGGCGCGGATGCTCAAGGTCGAGCATAAGCAGGGTAAGATCAGCGCCATGATCGAGAAGATCATGGTCGCCATCGACAATATCTACGAGAAGATCGTCAACTTCGCGCTGCGCCACACGATCACCACGCTCGCGCTCGGTATCGGCTCCTTTGTCGCGGCGATCGCGCTGGCGGGTCTTATCCCCTTCGAGTTCTTGCCCGCCGAAGATAACGGCGAGTTCGAGATCTTCGTGGAGATGCCCGCGGGTACCCCGCTGGAGACCACGATGGAATACGTCGAGACGGTGACCGAGCGCGTGCAGGCGATGCCTGGCGTCGAGCTCACCTTCGCGACCATGGGTAGTGGCGCCCAGCAGGAAGTCCACAAGGGTCGCATCCGCGTCAACCTTATCGACCGCTCCGAGCGAAGCTTCACCCAGAACGACGCCATGGAGCATGTGCGAAAAGAGGTCAGCAGCCTCAAAGGCGCAAAGATCGCTGTTGAGCCCGCCGGTGGTATCGGCGGCGGCGGCGAGCGCCAGGGCGACGTGCAATTCCTCTTGCTCGGCAACAATTATGACGAGCTGAACGAGTCGGCCGATCGCCTCATCGAGCGGCTTAACGCAGAAGGCGGCTTTGTCGACGTCGACAAGTCTTCTCGCGACGGTAAGCCCGAGGTCCAGATCCTTGTGGACCGCGAGCGCGCCGCGGAGTTCAACGTCCCGGTGGCGATGGTCGGCTCGGCCATCCGTATGCTCTACGCCGGCCAGAAGGTCTCCGAGATCTCGACCGACGGCGAGCGCTACGACGTCCAGGTTCGCCTGGCCGAGGAGCACCGCCTCAACCCGACCGAGATCCTGGACCTCACGGTGCGCTCAACCACCGGACAATTGGTGCCGCTGTCCAATATTGTCGAGGTGCGCGAGGGCACGGGCCCGACCCAGATCGACCACTTTAACCGTCGTCGACAGGTCACGGTTTTGGCCAACCTGGAGGGCCTCGCGATGGGCGACGCTATCCAGCTCGTCAACCAGGTCTCCGAGGAAGTCTTGCTCCCCGGCGTGCGCCTTGAGCTGAGCGGACAGGCCAAAAACCTGGCCCAGTCCATGGGCTATATGCTCGAAGCCCTCATCCTGGCGATCGTGTTGATCTACCTGATCCTCGCCTCGCAATTCGAGAGCTTCGTGCATCCGCTGACCATCATGATCGCGCTGCCGCTGTCCTTTGTCGGCGCGCTCGGCGCCCTGCTTGTCACCGGCATGACGCTCAATATCTTCACCATGATCGGCTTTATTATGCTGATGGGACTGGTGACCAAGAACGCGGTGCTCCTGGTTGACTACGCCAACCAGTTGATGCGCGAGGAAGGGATGAGCACCTTCGACGCGCTGGTCCGCGCTGGTGTTGTGCGTCTGCGCCCGATTCTCATGACCACCGCGGCCATGATCTTCGGTATGACCCCGGTCGCCCTGGGTGGCGACGAGAAGTCCGCCATGGCCGTGGCCGTTATCGGTGGTCTTATCACCTCGACGGTGCTGACCCTGGTGGTCGTGCCGGTGGTTTATCTGCTCATGGATAAATTCACCACATTCCTCAAGGGACTCTTCGGCTCCAGCCAAGACCCCGACGGGCCCAGCGGGCCTGAGGAAGAGTTGGCCACCGCGTAA
- a CDS encoding membrane dipeptidase, whose amino-acid sequence MNYFARAAMLPLCALLFVACSDDATSQDEPIIEAPANPGNDGIYGFVDGCFSMDAREAGSVESRFLQVSAEGDGFAFATHAQEDAAPFFMKASDLGTYLFYDADGRYLVVEDAAQFKGFERKDSLLSDIKTLDDDYLPGAQWELEVSAKDDTRFQVRHLKSGHYLTGEGLVEDAQDADVITLYPAEGCAEFPELSVDAEGEVRTEKFDDGSVFGVVETHSHILSNFGFGGGGIFHGSAFHPLGVEHALGSCEMFHGVDGRKDLFGFGYDKGDDLASASLIGALATGILPEFNHHTDGYPTFTDWPSAHDSSTHQTEYYKWLERARLGGLRLIVQHATTNSKICELLAGDGVQPIRYPCNDMVAVDRIFEETRRMERYIDAQAGGPGEGWFRIVESPEHAREVINEGKMAVLLGIETSNLFDCLLTPYLGIGRCTEEDVVEALDYYYEQGVRAIFPVHKYDNGFSAGDGHRGIIELGNFIQTGHHSNFTLDCPDVPARFDHGDVQFGGLNEPRADYFAAPYFDMSAFGEAPFDTLKPHIGILAQGPLVGDYCQSAGLTDLGEFLIHELMKRGMIIEIDHLPRRSYQRAFEILSENDYPASGSHGGDNNGELYALGGVSKFNFGACADPNEPGTRVADMERRLGLMADAGVFEAIGFGFDLNGFAGAPGPRFGEKSVCAEQQSNPITYPFASFDGGVTFTEPKVGERVIDFNTEGLAHIGMLPELIEDVRRDGVTDAQLEPLFKSAEGYLRMWEKSIQRGAALSE is encoded by the coding sequence ATGAATTATTTTGCTCGCGCGGCCATGTTGCCGCTATGCGCTCTGCTCTTCGTCGCGTGCAGTGACGACGCGACTTCCCAGGATGAACCCATCATCGAGGCGCCGGCGAACCCGGGAAACGACGGCATTTACGGGTTCGTCGACGGCTGTTTTTCGATGGACGCCCGCGAGGCGGGCTCGGTGGAGTCGCGGTTTTTGCAGGTCTCCGCAGAGGGCGACGGCTTCGCCTTTGCGACCCACGCCCAGGAAGACGCGGCCCCGTTTTTCATGAAGGCCTCCGACCTGGGGACCTATCTATTTTATGACGCCGACGGGCGCTATCTGGTCGTCGAAGACGCCGCCCAGTTTAAGGGCTTTGAGCGAAAAGATTCGCTGCTCTCCGACATTAAGACCCTGGACGATGATTATCTGCCGGGTGCCCAGTGGGAGCTTGAGGTGTCGGCCAAAGACGACACCCGTTTTCAGGTGCGCCATCTTAAGTCCGGGCATTATCTGACCGGCGAGGGCCTGGTCGAAGATGCCCAGGACGCCGACGTGATCACCCTGTACCCGGCCGAGGGTTGCGCCGAGTTTCCGGAGCTGTCGGTCGACGCCGAGGGTGAGGTGCGCACCGAGAAATTCGACGACGGCTCGGTCTTCGGCGTCGTCGAGACGCACAGCCATATCCTGTCGAATTTCGGGTTTGGCGGCGGCGGGATCTTCCACGGGTCGGCCTTTCATCCGCTGGGCGTGGAGCACGCGCTGGGCTCCTGTGAGATGTTTCACGGGGTCGACGGCCGAAAAGACCTCTTCGGGTTTGGCTATGACAAGGGCGACGACCTCGCCTCGGCCTCGCTTATCGGGGCGCTGGCCACCGGCATCCTGCCCGAGTTCAACCACCACACCGACGGCTACCCGACCTTCACCGACTGGCCGAGCGCCCACGATAGCTCCACCCACCAGACCGAATATTATAAATGGCTGGAGCGCGCGCGGCTGGGCGGGCTTCGCCTGATCGTGCAGCACGCCACGACCAACTCCAAGATCTGTGAGCTGCTCGCCGGCGACGGGGTCCAGCCGATTCGCTACCCCTGCAACGATATGGTGGCGGTCGACCGCATCTTCGAGGAGACCCGCCGCATGGAGCGCTATATCGACGCGCAGGCGGGCGGCCCCGGGGAGGGCTGGTTTCGCATCGTCGAGAGCCCCGAGCACGCCCGCGAGGTCATCAATGAGGGGAAGATGGCGGTGCTTTTGGGCATCGAAACCTCGAACCTCTTTGACTGCCTGCTGACCCCCTATTTGGGCATCGGTCGCTGCACCGAAGAGGACGTCGTGGAGGCCCTGGACTATTATTATGAGCAGGGCGTGCGCGCGATCTTCCCGGTCCATAAATACGACAACGGCTTCTCGGCGGGCGACGGGCACCGCGGCATCATCGAGCTGGGCAACTTTATTCAGACCGGGCATCACTCCAACTTCACCCTCGACTGCCCCGACGTCCCGGCGCGCTTTGACCACGGCGATGTGCAATTTGGCGGGCTCAATGAGCCGCGCGCCGATTATTTTGCCGCGCCCTATTTCGATATGAGCGCCTTTGGCGAAGCTCCCTTCGACACGCTCAAGCCGCATATCGGCATCCTCGCCCAGGGGCCGCTGGTCGGCGATTATTGCCAGAGCGCAGGGCTCACCGACCTCGGCGAGTTCTTGATTCACGAGCTGATGAAGCGCGGCATGATCATCGAGATTGACCACCTGCCGCGGCGCTCCTACCAGCGGGCGTTCGAGATTCTGAGCGAGAATGATTATCCGGCGTCGGGCTCCCACGGCGGCGATAATAACGGCGAGCTCTACGCCCTGGGCGGCGTGTCGAAGTTCAACTTCGGCGCCTGCGCGGACCCCAATGAGCCCGGCACGCGCGTGGCGGATATGGAGCGGCGCCTGGGCCTGATGGCCGACGCCGGCGTGTTTGAGGCCATCGGCTTCGGCTTTGACCTCAACGGTTTTGCCGGCGCGCCGGGGCCGCGATTCGGCGAGAAGAGCGTGTGCGCCGAGCAGCAGTCAAACCCGATCACCTACCCCTTTGCTTCCTTCGACGGCGGCGTGACCTTCACCGAGCCGAAGGTCGGCGAGCGGGTCATCGACTTTAATACCGAGGGCCTGGCGCATATCGGCATGCTCCCCGAGCTTATCGAAGATGTGCGCCGCGACGGGGTCACCGACGCCCAGCTCGAGCCGCTCTTTAAATCCGCCGAGGGGTATCTGCGCATGTGGGAGAAGTCGATTCAACGTGGCGCGGCGCTCTCCGAATAA
- a CDS encoding septal ring lytic transglycosylase RlpA family protein, whose translation MSMIKLMLVSAMFAHYQAGEQVEMPAIELPPVQQVGMASWYGNGAWHGSMTANGEDFDPSRFTCAHRNLPFDTLVLIENPSNGYRVWCRINDRGPYGLNTPSGEWTFKVSSSHEEDWRGILDMSIATAEQLGTIQVGLQKVRLRYWAPERDSGFNLAVLNP comes from the coding sequence ATGTCTATGATTAAATTAATGCTCGTAAGCGCGATGTTTGCCCACTACCAGGCGGGCGAGCAGGTGGAGATGCCGGCGATTGAGCTCCCCCCGGTCCAGCAGGTCGGGATGGCTTCGTGGTACGGCAACGGGGCGTGGCACGGGAGCATGACGGCCAATGGGGAGGATTTCGACCCGAGCCGCTTTACCTGCGCCCATCGCAACTTGCCCTTCGACACGCTGGTGCTCATCGAGAATCCGAGCAACGGGTATCGGGTGTGGTGTCGCATCAACGACCGCGGCCCCTACGGGCTCAACACACCGTCGGGCGAGTGGACCTTTAAGGTTTCAAGCTCGCACGAAGAGGATTGGCGTGGCATCCTCGATATGTCGATTGCCACGGCCGAACAGCTCGGGACCATTCAGGTCGGGCTGCAAAAGGTGCGCCTGCGCTATTGGGCGCCCGAGCGTGACTCCGGATTTAACCTCGCAGTGCTCAACCCCTAA